In the Octopus bimaculoides isolate UCB-OBI-ISO-001 chromosome 18, ASM119413v2, whole genome shotgun sequence genome, one interval contains:
- the LOC106868662 gene encoding nematocin receptor 2, whose amino-acid sequence MSTTSSFNDLTDEQQLLRISKEKVHDFLLAIIYLGVAMIMGVIGNAFVSYIYHYKLRPTPANLFVVILSFCDFLASLICIPMDISILTHPYVFESDPACRVIRFFVMDLSITSGVIVFAISIDRFKKVCLPLKKQFSRRQVGIISAVVIIFATVLSLPSFYVYGTKHFTIPGTYLNGSICSISEKAHKSVSSGFLILLMSICLLLLITFSTIYCLIAIKLCRYKKQRISLGDSMKVKSVSHDDNSREMTDSNDYIKENRRIDKIQKSKAKGFTLEKETFRVRSNTQTSRREPTSFMNMTRTTLIMFFVTLTWVLSYIPHLASVLILSRKPEFKETLNPTNSALFEIALRSFYLNNMINPFIYGIFNFRFRNEVVVLLRKTFCCLKLKPSS is encoded by the coding sequence ATGAGTACAACCAGCAGCTTCAACGATCTTACTGATGAACAACAACTGTTAAGAATCAGTAAAGAAAAGGTTCACGATTTTCTACTTGCCATTATTTATCTGGGCGTCGCCATGATAATGGGTGTTATTGGCAATGCCTTTGTCAGTTACATTTACCATTACAAACTGAGGCCAACACCAGCCAATCTGTTTGTTGTCATACTAAGCTTCTGTGATTTCCTTGCCAGTTTAATATGTATACCTATGGATATTTCTATCCTTACACATCCATATGTATTTGAAAGTGATCCTGCATGTCGTGTTATAAGATTCTTTGTCATGGATTTATCCATCACTTCTGGAGTCATTGTCTTCGCCATTTCTATAGACCGCTTCAAGAAAGTATGTTTGCCTTTGAAGAAACAATTCTCTCGACGCCAGGTTGGAATCATTTCAgctgttgtcatcatctttgCAACAGTTCTTTCATTGCCAAGCTTTTATGTTTATGGAACCAAACACTTTACAATACCAGGAACTTACTTGAACGGCTCCATTTGCTCCATATCAGAGAAAGCTCACAAGAGCGTTTCCTCTGGTTTTCTAATCCTTCTCATGTCCATATGTTTACTTCTGTTAATAACATTCAGTACAATTTACTGTTTGATTGCAATAAAATTGTGCCGCTACAAAAAGCAAAGAATATCGTTGGGTGACTCCATGAAAGTGAAGTCTGTTAGTCATGATGACAATTCAAGAGAGATGACCGACAGTAATGACTACATCAAAGAAAACCGCCGTATTGACAAGATACAGAAGTCAAAAGCAAAAGGTTTTACTTTGGAGAAGGAAACATTTCGTGTTCGTtcaaatacacagacatctaGAAGAGAGCCAACTTCCTTCATGAACATGACACGAACAACTTTAATTATGTTCTTTGTGACTCTCACTTGGGTATTAAGTTACATCCCTCATTTAGCTTCAGTTTTAATATTAAGCAGAAAGCCCGAGTTTAAAGAGACACTAAATCCGACTAACAGCGCCCTCTTTGAGATTGCACTGCGTTCTTTCTACTTAAATAACATGATTAATCCATTTATTTATGGCATATTCAACTTTCGATTCCGCAATGAAGTTGTTGTATTACTGCGAAAGACTTTCTGTTGTTTAAAATTGAAACCATCTTCTTGA